In Brevibacillus brevis, a genomic segment contains:
- a CDS encoding NUDIX domain-containing protein yields the protein MREGKVWLGACGIVIRGEEALVVKKTYSGLKGQWSFPAGFVQEGETVDEAAVREVLEETGVDAVVRQVAGIRSGVIRESISDNMVVFWMDYVSGEPRPQEGEIAETRFMPIRELLTDPLSSTYLKIILPGYAERARGMSGQTYDIDPVFQYTSYKIFKQW from the coding sequence GTGCGAGAAGGCAAAGTCTGGCTGGGTGCCTGCGGAATCGTCATTCGCGGGGAAGAGGCGCTCGTGGTCAAAAAAACGTATAGCGGATTAAAGGGACAATGGTCGTTTCCGGCCGGCTTCGTACAAGAGGGAGAGACGGTGGACGAGGCTGCTGTTCGGGAGGTGCTGGAAGAGACGGGAGTCGATGCTGTCGTCCGCCAGGTAGCCGGGATACGTTCCGGCGTCATCCGGGAGTCGATCAGCGACAATATGGTCGTCTTTTGGATGGATTACGTATCCGGGGAGCCCCGGCCACAGGAAGGAGAGATCGCGGAGACACGTTTCATGCCGATCCGCGAGCTGTTGACGGATCCGCTCTCCTCGACCTATTTGAAGATTATTTTGCCCGGTTATGCGGAGAGAGCCCGTGGCATGTCCGGCCAGACGTACGACATCGATCCTGTCTTTCAGTACACGTCCTACAAAATCTTTAAGCAATGGTGA
- a CDS encoding C40 family peptidase has translation MKTISRLAKWSVILAALTWSTVSPISSASAQSDVSAPSKAHTAAESQELVDKIIHDGLSYWGTPYVYGATRFQDQSFDCSSFVQYLFSQYGVQLGWNAREQARQGEWIPFSEMKKGDLMFFSDEDFPNEQGLNKVRHVGIYMGNGKILHTYEEGIGVTVSDIKNDAREKNYWYEHFLFAKRVI, from the coding sequence GTGAAAACTATTTCTCGTTTAGCCAAATGGTCGGTTATTCTTGCTGCCCTGACTTGGTCAACGGTTTCTCCAATCAGCAGCGCATCCGCTCAATCTGATGTTTCCGCTCCAAGCAAGGCACATACAGCTGCCGAGTCTCAAGAGCTGGTTGATAAAATTATCCATGACGGCTTGTCGTATTGGGGCACGCCATACGTATACGGTGCTACGAGATTTCAGGATCAATCCTTTGATTGCTCTTCCTTTGTTCAATACCTGTTTTCTCAATATGGCGTTCAATTGGGGTGGAATGCCCGGGAACAAGCCCGGCAAGGAGAATGGATTCCGTTTTCCGAGATGAAAAAGGGCGATTTGATGTTTTTCTCTGATGAAGATTTCCCGAACGAACAAGGTCTCAACAAGGTTAGACATGTAGGCATTTACATGGGGAACGGGAAAATTCTCCACACTTACGAGGAAGGCATCGGGGTAACCGTCAGCGATATCAAAAACGATGCGCGAGAGAAAAATTACTGGTACGAGCATTTTTTGTTTGCGAAGCGCGTCATTTAG
- a CDS encoding DUF6157 family protein, with the protein MLSNYNTFVLVAPDCPVTTGVVPTAKPNAKPPIHVLQYELLTRHPYRFTLEDLIYEVHIRHKEFPADQVREHGEEIRAALFSKSHPCMRASMLPKKYGWGVHYDSDGRLAIYAMETEQYRQFAEGDAGGPKLVYAMRNKRA; encoded by the coding sequence GTGCTCTCCAACTACAATACGTTTGTGCTTGTAGCGCCGGATTGTCCCGTCACGACGGGGGTCGTCCCGACTGCGAAGCCAAACGCGAAGCCGCCGATCCACGTACTTCAATACGAATTGCTGACCCGGCATCCATACCGTTTCACTTTAGAAGACTTGATCTACGAAGTGCATATCCGCCACAAGGAATTTCCCGCGGATCAGGTCAGGGAGCATGGGGAAGAAATTCGTGCGGCGTTGTTTTCGAAAAGCCATCCGTGCATGCGAGCCTCCATGCTGCCCAAAAAGTACGGCTGGGGCGTTCATTACGATTCGGATGGCCGACTGGCGATCTACGCCATGGAAACAGAGCAGTACCGCCAATTTGCCGAGGGGGATGCCGGTGGGCCCAAGCTCGTCTACGCCATGCGAAACAAGCGGGCCTAG
- a CDS encoding amidase domain-containing protein produces the protein MNLKGLLRVFFFLFLISVTIDTAYSQDHQDQEVQSFLQRLFAVRIQSLADRQYENLQPFYLPSDKRSRSAMVHEKNRSIYIHRWAEARGVKFVQSSGEIRVIRVKNMGELTQATVVQSLQLTYRYPDNELHTMGVGTRHLLTLKKQDGNWRVLKEWYLDPLDENPRLIPTFAPADKNIIEGGPAIQGRKRKYDREKAVRYANKYAGLANRPGTYQRYNQKYVDYTYQGGDCTNFTSQVLGDPEEGGGLPMRHEWRYKFNRGGSVAWVRTDSLKHFLIRSGYGTLIARGTYEQVAKPTKKFPRSALAELKPGDIIGYEMNGDVDHFSVVTARDSKGYVLVNSHTADRFQVPWDLGWDKHTKFLLFRIGE, from the coding sequence TTGAATTTGAAAGGATTACTTCGAGTTTTTTTCTTCCTTTTCCTGATATCTGTGACTATCGATACAGCTTATTCCCAAGACCATCAAGACCAGGAAGTTCAATCGTTTCTCCAACGACTTTTTGCTGTACGCATCCAATCTCTGGCGGATAGACAATATGAAAATTTGCAGCCATTTTATTTGCCTTCGGACAAGCGAAGTCGATCAGCGATGGTTCATGAAAAAAACAGGAGCATTTATATCCATCGATGGGCGGAAGCCCGCGGGGTCAAATTTGTGCAGTCTTCCGGTGAAATCCGTGTGATCCGTGTAAAGAACATGGGGGAACTCACGCAGGCAACCGTTGTGCAGTCCCTTCAGCTAACGTACCGTTACCCGGATAACGAGCTGCACACGATGGGAGTCGGCACGAGACACTTGTTGACCTTAAAAAAGCAAGATGGCAATTGGCGTGTTCTCAAAGAATGGTACCTGGATCCATTGGATGAAAACCCCCGGTTAATCCCGACCTTCGCGCCTGCAGACAAGAATATCATAGAGGGCGGCCCTGCCATTCAGGGGCGGAAAAGAAAATATGACCGCGAAAAGGCTGTCCGTTACGCCAACAAGTATGCCGGTCTCGCAAACAGACCGGGAACGTACCAACGATACAACCAAAAATACGTGGATTATACCTATCAAGGAGGAGATTGCACCAATTTCACCTCACAGGTTTTGGGGGACCCCGAAGAAGGAGGAGGTCTTCCCATGCGCCACGAGTGGAGGTACAAATTCAACAGGGGCGGCAGCGTAGCATGGGTTCGCACCGATTCCCTGAAGCATTTTTTGATTCGAAGCGGTTATGGTACCTTGATTGCGCGTGGAACCTATGAGCAGGTTGCGAAGCCTACTAAAAAATTCCCTCGTTCGGCCCTCGCCGAATTAAAGCCTGGAGACATCATTGGCTATGAAATGAACGGCGATGTTGACCATTTCTCCGTTGTGACAGCGAGGGATTCCAAAGGTTATGTCCTGGTGAATTCGCATACGGCTGATCGATTTCAGGTACCATGGGACTTGGGGTGGGACAAGCATACCAAGTTTCTCTTGTTTCGGATTGGGGAGTAA
- a CDS encoding YuiB family protein, protein MSLLQFVVSIVLFTVLGFGIGFILNMILKTTWLPVVIGIGVVVGALVYQKIVPGIWDALILGCGMAGTVGSGWTIQTLRKKGYRMF, encoded by the coding sequence ATGAGCTTGCTTCAGTTTGTGGTATCCATTGTCCTTTTTACCGTGCTTGGTTTTGGCATCGGATTTATTCTAAACATGATTTTAAAAACGACCTGGCTGCCTGTCGTGATTGGGATCGGTGTGGTTGTCGGAGCGTTGGTGTACCAAAAAATCGTTCCGGGAATATGGGATGCGCTCATTCTCGGCTGCGGGATGGCGGGGACGGTCGGAAGCGGCTGGACCATTCAGACCTTGCGCAAAAAAGGATACCGGATGTTTTAA
- a CDS encoding HTH domain-containing protein produces the protein MIRLGAIIAQHSLKELATVPARVAENCEVVLLPYHRLPETVELYRTNEQLVDGFVLTELAYWYLTEQWGSFPAPTYTFQISEHEFYKKLFQLSLQRRDLDFSRVYIDFLSAQNGYLGIRDVLPEEAWPITVSSFRISDRIHEEVLYEHLRLWEAGKIDMSLTRMSNIVEELTERGVPHLYLFPSPDSVVQQFEYIISELSAVKMAESRIAIGHVTMGEMDTAKENLNEWELRQMLLHKSLLEFSTEQKVPFIIQKSPASFEIISSFKDLKALTDNLTQCLLLSYLEKTLPFPVHIGWGVGNSMYKARLNAQSANSMSASSKTMGTFVITDSDQIIGPLGDESCLTYRNRVNEFVQRKSEETDLSTLQLQKIMAVLAKTERNEVTAEELAFHLGITVRSANRMLNQLEEKGVATILYKKQEKLRGRPKKIYQIRLTDA, from the coding sequence ATGATCCGTTTGGGTGCAATCATCGCCCAGCACTCTCTCAAAGAATTGGCTACGGTGCCGGCGCGTGTCGCGGAAAATTGCGAGGTCGTGCTGCTGCCCTACCATCGGCTGCCCGAGACGGTGGAGCTGTACCGCACAAACGAGCAGCTGGTGGACGGCTTCGTCTTGACGGAACTGGCTTACTGGTACTTGACGGAGCAGTGGGGCAGCTTCCCGGCGCCGACCTATACCTTTCAAATCAGCGAGCATGAATTTTACAAAAAGCTGTTTCAGCTCAGCTTGCAGCGGCGGGACCTCGACTTTTCCCGCGTATATATCGACTTTCTTTCCGCCCAGAACGGCTATCTGGGAATCAGGGATGTCCTCCCGGAAGAGGCCTGGCCCATTACCGTTTCTTCCTTCCGCATCAGCGACAGGATCCATGAAGAAGTGCTATACGAGCACCTCCGATTGTGGGAGGCGGGGAAAATCGACATGTCCCTGACGCGGATGAGCAATATCGTCGAAGAGTTGACGGAGCGCGGGGTACCCCATCTGTATTTGTTCCCGTCGCCGGACTCGGTGGTCCAGCAGTTCGAGTACATCATCAGCGAGCTGTCTGCCGTCAAAATGGCGGAGAGCCGGATCGCCATCGGCCACGTCACGATGGGGGAGATGGATACCGCCAAAGAAAACCTGAACGAATGGGAGCTGCGGCAAATGCTGCTGCACAAGTCGCTCCTCGAGTTCAGCACGGAGCAAAAGGTGCCGTTCATCATTCAAAAATCGCCGGCGAGCTTCGAAATCATCAGCTCGTTTAAAGACTTGAAGGCATTGACGGACAATCTCACGCAATGCCTCCTGCTGTCCTACTTAGAAAAGACGCTGCCCTTTCCCGTTCACATCGGCTGGGGAGTAGGAAACAGCATGTACAAGGCGCGGCTCAATGCGCAGTCGGCCAACAGCATGTCTGCCTCCAGCAAGACGATGGGGACTTTCGTCATCACGGACAGCGACCAGATCATCGGTCCGCTTGGAGATGAGAGCTGTCTGACCTATCGAAACCGGGTCAATGAATTCGTCCAGCGCAAGAGCGAAGAGACCGATCTGTCCACCTTGCAGCTGCAGAAGATCATGGCCGTCCTTGCCAAGACGGAGCGAAACGAAGTGACGGCCGAAGAGCTCGCTTTCCATCTGGGCATTACCGTTCGCAGCGCCAACCGGATGCTGAACCAGCTCGAGGAAAAAGGCGTCGCCACCATTCTTTACAAGAAGCAGGAAAAACTGCGGGGCAGGCCCAAGAAAATCTATCAGATTCGGCTGACGGACGCATAG
- a CDS encoding oligosaccharide flippase family protein: MVRSSTLTIVKLIGALGRLILFRLLGAEGIGLYQMAYSYYGLMITFITGGFASSISLATAKDIQTGRRLFHLSLFILLFLGAAGGFFTYFFAHPIAAIFNKTELVRPIQLLAPAILLVPVLSLIRGFLQGVSRYGYIAMSELIEQVVRVIGMVFLAGYLLQFGLSEAVTGVIVGALLGALIAFLFLLIPLSSATPNLPERHKPQSTAIPVFILSCLAIMGTRIILPVTDFIDSLLVPNRLVFAGYSAQEATVIFGEFFGITATVVYVPALITSSLGHIIMPRLTTAWCTLDVPGFMAKLKVAFTTALLWGLCSSYLLAVYADTISALVIGNDSLSSTIRYLSIIPLLTGIRELSTVVLWTMDIKRKPFVGLILATGVSTIVNFLVIGIPGYSMMGIALGILSFEITSLMVNLAALKKEIAPQKIRVFDWKEMMICAIFLVFLHVSAGFFRSPAIFSNPAWAPYAAMGLSLLLIPPYLFWHLMYSRRKTRPW; encoded by the coding sequence GTGGTCCGATCCTCAACACTCACGATCGTGAAACTGATCGGTGCTCTGGGGCGTCTGATCCTGTTTCGTTTACTGGGAGCAGAAGGAATCGGGCTTTATCAAATGGCGTATTCGTACTACGGCCTCATGATTACGTTCATAACCGGGGGGTTTGCTTCTAGCATTTCTCTGGCAACGGCAAAAGACATCCAAACAGGACGGCGATTGTTTCACCTCTCCTTGTTCATTCTTTTGTTTCTGGGAGCCGCTGGCGGGTTCTTTACCTATTTTTTTGCTCATCCCATCGCGGCTATTTTCAATAAAACCGAACTTGTTAGACCCATTCAGCTTTTGGCACCTGCCATTTTACTCGTTCCCGTATTAAGCCTGATCCGTGGATTCCTGCAAGGAGTATCGCGTTACGGATACATAGCGATGTCAGAATTGATTGAACAAGTCGTGCGGGTAATCGGCATGGTATTTCTAGCTGGCTATCTTTTGCAGTTTGGCCTTTCCGAGGCAGTAACCGGTGTGATCGTAGGTGCATTATTGGGGGCACTCATCGCATTCTTGTTTCTGCTAATTCCACTGTCTTCCGCAACGCCAAATTTGCCTGAGCGGCATAAACCGCAATCAACTGCTATCCCTGTATTTATCCTGTCCTGTCTCGCTATTATGGGCACTCGAATCATTCTTCCCGTTACGGATTTCATCGATTCCCTCCTCGTACCAAACCGGCTTGTTTTCGCTGGCTATTCCGCACAAGAAGCCACCGTTATTTTTGGCGAATTTTTTGGGATCACGGCTACTGTCGTTTATGTCCCCGCACTCATTACCAGCTCTCTTGGCCATATTATCATGCCTCGATTAACCACTGCCTGGTGTACCCTTGATGTTCCAGGATTTATGGCCAAGCTGAAAGTCGCCTTTACCACCGCTCTGCTTTGGGGGTTATGCTCGTCCTATCTTTTAGCGGTTTACGCCGACACGATCTCCGCTCTCGTCATAGGAAATGATTCACTCTCAAGCACCATCCGTTATCTATCCATCATTCCATTGCTTACAGGCATAAGGGAGCTTTCCACAGTCGTTCTCTGGACCATGGATATCAAGAGAAAACCATTCGTGGGCCTCATTCTGGCCACGGGAGTATCGACGATCGTGAATTTTCTGGTCATCGGAATTCCCGGATACAGTATGATGGGTATTGCACTGGGAATTCTCTCTTTTGAAATCACGTCCCTGATGGTGAATCTGGCCGCTTTAAAGAAAGAGATCGCCCCGCAAAAAATAAGGGTATTTGATTGGAAAGAGATGATGATCTGCGCCATTTTTCTCGTTTTCCTGCACGTTTCCGCCGGATTCTTCCGTTCGCCTGCCATCTTTTCGAACCCGGCTTGGGCTCCCTATGCAGCGATGGGTCTCTCGCTCCTGCTGATCCCTCCCTATTTGTTTTGGCACTTGATGTACTCCCGGCGAAAGACGCGACCTTGGTAA
- a CDS encoding NAD(P)/FAD-dependent oxidoreductase, with the protein MNFLQKDEQIYDITIIGGGPAGLFTAFYGGMRQASVKIIESMPQLGGQLSALYPEKYIYDVAGFPKVLAQDLINNLKDQISRFQQSICLEEKVENVVKKPDNVFEITTDKGIHFSKAVIITAGVGAFEPRRLEHPDAVKYEKSNLHYFVTDLNSFKGQRVAVIGGGDSALDWSLMLEPIAKEVHLIHRRDKFRAHEHSVEMLMQSKVQVKTPYEVSALHGADKIERLTLSHCTTKEELDLEVDAVIVNFGFISSLGPIKNWGLELDKGSIVVNSRMESNIPGIFAAGDIATYPGKVKLIAVGFGEAPTAVNNAVGYFNPDAKLQPGHSSSMDNFKS; encoded by the coding sequence TTGAATTTTCTGCAAAAGGACGAGCAAATCTACGACATCACCATCATCGGAGGAGGCCCAGCCGGCTTGTTCACCGCCTTTTACGGTGGAATGCGCCAGGCGAGCGTAAAGATTATCGAGAGCATGCCCCAGCTTGGCGGGCAATTGTCTGCTCTTTATCCGGAAAAATACATATACGATGTTGCCGGATTTCCCAAGGTGCTGGCTCAAGACCTGATCAATAATCTGAAAGATCAGATTTCACGCTTTCAGCAGTCGATCTGCCTGGAAGAAAAAGTGGAAAACGTCGTAAAGAAACCGGACAATGTCTTTGAAATCACTACGGACAAAGGCATTCACTTCTCCAAAGCCGTCATCATCACGGCTGGCGTGGGTGCATTTGAACCTCGCAGGCTGGAACATCCGGACGCCGTCAAATATGAAAAATCCAATCTGCACTACTTTGTAACCGACCTGAACTCCTTCAAGGGACAACGCGTAGCTGTCATCGGCGGAGGCGACTCTGCCCTCGACTGGTCCCTCATGCTCGAACCGATCGCCAAAGAAGTGCACCTCATCCATCGCCGAGACAAATTCCGGGCTCACGAGCACAGTGTCGAAATGCTGATGCAGTCCAAGGTCCAGGTGAAAACTCCCTACGAAGTATCGGCCTTGCACGGAGCCGACAAGATCGAGCGCCTCACGCTCTCCCACTGCACGACCAAGGAAGAGCTTGATTTGGAGGTGGACGCCGTAATCGTCAACTTCGGGTTTATTTCCTCTCTGGGCCCGATTAAAAACTGGGGGCTGGAGTTGGACAAGGGCTCGATCGTGGTGAACAGCCGGATGGAGTCGAACATTCCGGGAATTTTCGCGGCTGGCGACATTGCGACATACCCGGGCAAGGTGAAGCTGATCGCGGTCGGATTCGGGGAAGCGCCTACTGCGGTCAACAATGCGGTGGGGTACTTCAATCCGGATGCGAAGCTGCAGCCTGGACATTCCTCGAGCATGGATAACTTCAAATCGTAG
- a CDS encoding NAD(P)/FAD-dependent oxidoreductase, producing MSTPKILILGAGYGGLLTTLQLQQKLHYNEAEVTLVNKHDYHYITTWLHEPAAGTASAEHARVDLDRIVDKQKVNFIKGTVQSIEPEEQTVTLENGNVLSYDYLVIGLGSEPETFGIEGLKEHAFSIRSINAVRNIREHIQYMFSKFKNEPHRTDYVTFVVGGAGFTGIEFCGELGDRIPELCKEFDVDPRHVKVYCIEAAPTALPGFDPELVNYAMDVLGKKGIEFKIGTPIKQCTPDGVLLATGEEIKAQTVVWAAGVRGNSIVEKAGFETMRGRVKVDEYLRAPGYDNVFVVGDCALIFNDEGRPYPPTAQIAVQEGETLGENLVAMIRGGLTQKFIPHLQGTLASLGKGEGIGQVGSKKLFGSAAALMKKASDLRYLYKIGGVGLALKKVKL from the coding sequence ATGAGCACACCCAAAATCCTCATTCTCGGTGCCGGGTACGGCGGCCTGCTCACCACGCTGCAGCTGCAGCAAAAGCTTCATTATAACGAGGCGGAAGTGACCCTGGTCAACAAGCACGACTATCACTACATCACGACCTGGCTTCACGAACCCGCAGCGGGAACGGCCTCGGCCGAGCACGCCCGCGTAGACCTGGACCGGATCGTCGACAAGCAAAAGGTGAATTTCATCAAAGGCACGGTGCAATCCATCGAGCCGGAAGAGCAGACCGTCACACTGGAAAACGGCAACGTGCTCTCGTACGACTACCTCGTGATCGGCCTGGGGAGCGAGCCCGAGACATTTGGCATCGAAGGGCTGAAGGAGCATGCGTTCAGCATTCGCAGCATCAACGCAGTGCGCAACATCCGCGAGCACATCCAGTACATGTTCTCCAAATTTAAAAACGAGCCGCACCGCACGGACTATGTGACGTTCGTGGTCGGAGGGGCCGGGTTTACGGGGATCGAGTTTTGCGGCGAGCTGGGAGACCGAATTCCTGAGCTGTGCAAGGAATTCGACGTCGATCCGCGCCATGTGAAAGTGTACTGTATCGAAGCGGCGCCGACGGCACTGCCAGGCTTCGACCCGGAGCTGGTCAACTACGCGATGGACGTCCTCGGCAAAAAAGGCATCGAATTCAAAATCGGAACCCCGATCAAGCAATGCACGCCGGATGGCGTCCTGCTTGCGACCGGAGAGGAAATCAAGGCGCAAACCGTGGTTTGGGCGGCAGGCGTGCGCGGCAACAGCATCGTCGAGAAGGCCGGCTTCGAAACGATGCGCGGCAGGGTCAAAGTGGATGAATATCTGCGAGCCCCCGGGTATGACAACGTCTTCGTCGTCGGCGACTGCGCCCTGATTTTCAACGATGAGGGCCGGCCTTATCCGCCGACCGCCCAGATCGCGGTGCAAGAAGGCGAAACGCTCGGAGAAAACCTCGTCGCGATGATTCGCGGCGGACTCACCCAAAAGTTCATCCCGCACCTCCAAGGAACACTCGCATCCCTCGGCAAAGGCGAAGGCATCGGTCAAGTCGGATCCAAGAAGCTGTTTGGCTCTGCGGCAGCCTTGATGAAAAAGGCAAGCGATCTGCGCTACCTGTACAAAATCGGCGGCGTGGGACTCGCGCTAAAAAAGGTAAAGCTGTAA
- a CDS encoding YuiA family protein, with amino-acid sequence MRTNQEQCPYCGGQGYFHLLLGGTENCPNCEGSGTHHEQEPVSATRP; translated from the coding sequence ATGAGAACCAATCAAGAACAATGCCCGTACTGCGGCGGACAAGGCTATTTCCATCTGCTCCTGGGCGGAACGGAGAACTGCCCGAACTGTGAGGGATCCGGTACGCATCACGAACAGGAGCCTGTTTCGGCCACCCGCCCATAA
- a CDS encoding MFS transporter, producing the protein MNVPPAANGKHKYLVLGLLCLGWIINYFDKVAINVAVIPISQEFGLTETQVGLILSSFFLSYAIMQPIGGSLADKFGSRKVILFSVVCWSLFTILTGTAWSFLSLIAIRFLFGIGEGSYPSASSVAVAESFPQHERARAKSILTSATTIGSVLATLVAATLSNHFGWQAMFIVLGILGLFLALLYAKFLHPGGSQSGIAKGAKEKLPLKDLLKISMIWKLTAIYFGISMVNWGMMSWMPSYMVKVRHLDMVSMGALASIPAILSFVTVLATGWMLDKRLVGREKHLIAIGSFIGIIALYLLSKAPTVALVVTYQTIASIGLGAAVTTTLTMPLKYIDPSSVGAASGLIYLGGQLAGVIAPTAMGFMIQQFNGSYSAAFWLLIAATAIPFFVGMTLRPGPTAGQQPPQAMSAGS; encoded by the coding sequence ATGAACGTACCACCTGCTGCAAACGGCAAACACAAATACCTGGTCCTGGGGCTGCTCTGTCTGGGATGGATCATCAATTACTTCGACAAAGTCGCCATCAACGTGGCGGTCATTCCGATTTCGCAAGAGTTTGGCCTCACGGAGACGCAGGTCGGGCTTATTCTTAGCAGCTTCTTCCTCAGCTATGCAATCATGCAGCCGATCGGCGGAAGTCTGGCCGACAAATTCGGCTCGCGCAAAGTCATTCTTTTTTCCGTAGTCTGCTGGTCCTTGTTTACCATTCTGACAGGCACCGCTTGGTCGTTTCTCTCCCTGATCGCCATTCGTTTCTTGTTCGGAATCGGGGAAGGCAGCTATCCTTCCGCCAGCTCCGTAGCCGTTGCAGAAAGCTTCCCGCAGCATGAGCGAGCGCGCGCCAAATCGATCCTGACTTCCGCGACTACCATCGGGAGCGTCCTCGCCACTTTGGTCGCGGCTACCCTCTCCAACCATTTCGGCTGGCAAGCCATGTTTATCGTCCTCGGGATCCTCGGATTGTTTTTAGCCCTGCTTTACGCCAAGTTCCTCCATCCGGGCGGCTCCCAGTCAGGGATCGCCAAAGGTGCAAAAGAGAAGCTGCCTCTGAAGGATTTGCTGAAAATTTCAATGATTTGGAAACTGACAGCAATTTATTTCGGCATTTCCATGGTGAACTGGGGCATGATGTCCTGGATGCCTTCCTATATGGTCAAAGTGCGCCATCTGGACATGGTTTCCATGGGAGCCCTCGCCTCCATTCCCGCGATCCTGTCTTTCGTTACCGTCTTGGCCACTGGCTGGATGCTGGACAAACGCCTGGTCGGACGGGAAAAGCACCTGATTGCAATCGGCTCATTCATCGGGATCATAGCGCTTTACTTGTTGTCAAAAGCCCCTACCGTAGCTCTCGTGGTCACCTACCAGACGATTGCCAGCATCGGGCTTGGGGCCGCGGTCACCACCACCCTGACCATGCCGCTCAAGTACATAGATCCGTCTTCCGTAGGCGCTGCTTCCGGCCTGATCTATCTCGGCGGACAATTGGCAGGGGTCATCGCGCCGACCGCCATGGGCTTCATGATCCAGCAGTTCAACGGCTCCTATAGTGCAGCATTCTGGCTGTTGATCGCCGCCACGGCCATTCCGTTTTTCGTCGGCATGACGCTGCGCCCCGGCCCTACAGCCGGACAACAGCCGCCGCAGGCCATGAGCGCGGGCAGCTAG
- a CDS encoding cupredoxin domain-containing protein produces MTKKWGLLVSAVALSAMMLTACGGEKDQAANGTQTAAAPASTTGTVLNIEASNWKFNQDTFEVKAGEEFTVNFKSAEGFHGIGIEGTDFELQKEGSKTLKIDKAGEYNIFCNVICGPDHGKMVAKLVVK; encoded by the coding sequence ATGACGAAAAAATGGGGATTGCTCGTTTCTGCTGTCGCTCTCTCCGCTATGATGCTGACAGCCTGCGGAGGCGAGAAGGATCAGGCTGCAAACGGAACACAGACTGCTGCGGCTCCGGCTTCGACGACAGGAACCGTGCTGAACATCGAGGCGAGCAACTGGAAGTTCAATCAAGATACATTTGAAGTGAAAGCGGGCGAGGAATTCACCGTCAACTTCAAATCGGCGGAAGGCTTCCACGGCATCGGCATCGAAGGTACGGATTTCGAGCTTCAAAAAGAAGGCAGCAAAACGTTGAAAATTGACAAGGCTGGCGAATACAACATTTTCTGCAACGTGATCTGCGGTCCGGACCACGGCAAAATGGTCGCCAAACTCGTTGTAAAATAG